In Daucus carota subsp. sativus chromosome 4, DH1 v3.0, whole genome shotgun sequence, one DNA window encodes the following:
- the LOC108218742 gene encoding delta(12)-fatty-acid desaturase FAD2, whose product MGAGGNMAATEDSDRRVKRVRGTNVLPRAPHEKPNFTLRDLKKAIPPHCFERSLLHSLAYLIVDFMANYAMYFVASNYFHLLPYKLAYLAWPIYGFCQGCVMYGLWVIGHECGHHGFSDYQWVDDAIGLFTHSLILCPYYSFKITHRRHHANTSNLDREEAYVPQTKPDPNSWYWGIYGTSGRIGVLLFKVTLGWPSYLLFNMAGRGYNKFANHFYPYSPMYSARERIEILISNAGILAMLYALYLLTVAKGLSHTLLAYGIPLLVHNAFLVIVTCFQHTHPSLPRYDASEWDWFRGALSTVDRDYGILNHVFHHVTDSHVVHHLLSTIPHYHSMEATEAIKPILGDYYQYDPTPWYKAMWREIRACLYVVPDEDEKNKGVYWFSNKTKYDD is encoded by the coding sequence ATGGGTGCCGGTGGAAATATGGCAGCTACTGAGGATTCCGATCGTCGCGTGAAGAGGGTCAGGGGAACTAACGTTCTGCCGCGAGCTCCTCATGAGAAGCCTAATTTCACATTGAGGGACTTGAAGAAGGCGATACCACCACACTGTTTCGAACGATCACTTCTGCACTCGTTGGCTTACCTTATTGTCGATTTTATGGCCAATTATGCCATGTACTTTGTGGCGTCGAATTATTTTCATCTTCTTCCTTATAAACTAGCCTATCTTGCCTGGCCTATTTATGGTTTCTGTCAAGGTTGTGTTATGTACGGCCTTTGGGTCATTGGTCACGAATGTGGCCACCATGGCTTTAGCGACTATCAATGGGTTGACGACGCGATAGGTCTTTTCACCCATTCTCTCATCCTCTGTCCTTACTACTCTTTCAAAATCACCCACCGTCGCCACCACGCCAACACGTCGAACCTTGACCGTGAAGAGGCCTATGTGCCGCAAACAAAACCTGATCCGAATTCATGGTACTGGGGAATTTACGGTACATCAGGTCGTATTGGCGTGCTACTCTTTAAAGTCACATTAGGCTGGCCTTCTTATCTTTTGTTCAACATGGCTGGAAGAGGTTACAACAAATTCGCCAACCATTTCTACCCCTACAGTCCCATGTATTCGGCTCGTGAGCGAATCGAAATCTTGATCTCGAATGCAGGGATTCTCGCAATGCTTTACGCGCTCTATCTTCTAACCGTCGCCAAAGGTCTTTCCCACACTCTTCTTGCCTACGGCATCCCTCTACTCGTTCACAACGCTTTCCTTGTGATTGTCACCTGCTTTCAACACACTCACCCTTCGTTGCCTCGCTACGATGCATCCGAATGGGACTGGTTCAGAGGAGCTCTCTCGACGGTGGACAGAGACTACGGAATCCTCAACCATGTGTTTCATCATGTGACGGATAGTCATGTGGTCCACCATTTGCTTTCGACGATTCCTCACTATCATTCAATGGAGGCCACAGAGGCCATCAAGCCGATACTGGGGGACTACTATCAGTATGATCCGACGCCGTGGTACAAAGCCATGTGGAGGGAGATCAGAGCATGTCTTTATGTGGTGCctgatgaagatgaaaagaaTAAAGGTGTGTATTGGTTCAGTAACAAGACCAAGTATGATGACTAG